The Hippoglossus hippoglossus isolate fHipHip1 chromosome 21, fHipHip1.pri, whole genome shotgun sequence genomic sequence CCGGACCGCCAGCGCACAGTCCGCACAGTGATCCAGAAGAGAGGCCTGAATGAGCCCATCCTGGGTGCTgactacagagagagaaaaatcacCATTCAAAACAGTCAGTTTAACAGTGTTATTATTTCTATCCAATCTTACTAAATGCACTGATATGTAATTAGATGATTTAGCAAGACACCGCACAGGCTGGATACAGTGTTTTCgcataaaaacaggaaataataatatacatgttcatatatatgtatatgtgttcTTTTGCACTTTTGCCTTGTAACGTTTTAATAAGCATAACTGGAGAAGCAAAAGTGTCTAAAACttattatattgtgatataaaAATCACCTGAAATTTGTTATTCCTTTTTACATCTTTGACCCACCTTAGAACTTTGTGCAacaaatatttctgtattttgacattattttacTATCATCTGTCAACAGAGGCGGACTTGGTGATCAGTGAGGTGATGTGGTGGGACAACGGTGTGTATTTCTGCAACATCGATGCTGCTGGTGACACGTCGGGCGACTCGGATCTGGAAGTGAAACTCATCGTTTACCGTACGTTAATACAGTTGATTGACTTCATGTTAGCCTGGATGCATTAGTTGGTTTAACTGAGGTGCTTCAAGTGACAGTAGTAAAATCCTATTATCTGTTCCAGACTGGCTGACGGTCCTGCTCATCATCATCGGCGCTCTCCTGctcatcctgctgctctgcataTGTTGCTGTCAGTGCTGTCCACAGAAGTGCTGCTGCTACGTCCGCTGCCCGTGTTGTCCTCAGACATGTTGCTGCCCTGAAAAAGGTCGAAgagatgatttttatttatttttgtatccacaatttagaaataaaaaagtattcCATTCTAGATCTTAACAAAGTTTTATGAATAACATGTTCTTAGGTAAATTATTCATTATACAgcagagggttagggttattattattacacatgGTTTTAATGCTTTAccatatatatatgaatataaatctTGAGTCACTTGATGTGTAAAACTTTGGTggcttttgttttgaacattGACTGTATGTGACCGGCAGTAGTTCTCTTTTTCTGAGCATGAATATCAGCTGCCTGACGTCTTTggaacaacaataataatgaaccCAAATCTCCTCAGTCATCATAGACATTAGTGAGCGGAGATACGTTAACAGTTTTTAATCGCGTCTCTTCTCTGCTGGGTTTACAGCTGTGATGCAGCACAGGATGATACGAGATGCTCAGAAGGCCATGGCTCCTTGGATGAACGGTCAACCCATCTACGCTCCCATCAGCTCCAATCCCTCCCAACAGGGCGTCCCCATTCTGTATTCAGGTGAGTGGCACAAAAGCACAATAAGACTCATCGTTAATAATGTGTTTCTCCTGTAAAAGCATCAGAGTTCACTACTGACTGGACAGCCTCCTACTCCCCCCATAATATAATCATATATAGAAATAATGTCTACCTAACCCAAACCCTTAATTCAGTGCATGAAAAGGTAGTGTGGCTAAGGTGCTGGATTAAGACTTCAGTCTCTCAGGAgtcgtgggttcaaatcccaccgCTGTCAGTTGACTTTCTTCACTCGTGTTTGTTAGCTACTTGTAGTACATCCTACTATTCTATAAGGATACATAGgccaggaggtagagcgggttgtccaaTAACCATTGGATTGGCAGTTCGATCCGAATCTCCCCAGTTCTGcttgttgaagtgtccttggtcaagatactgaaccccaaattgctcctATTAGCTCTGCCTGCAGTCTATGTGTGATGTATGATGGAAATACTGCACGTAGTTGCTCTGTGTgtaatgggtgaatggcaaaccTGTAGtgtgaagagctttgagtggtcatcaagactagaaaagcgctatataaataaagaccatttacCTTTTGGTTTGGATTCATAAGTGGGAGAAGATATTTTATCTTACTTTTTTCCAGGGTCATTCTCGGACTacccttcaaaacaaaactttgCCATGCAGCAGATGGCcctgcagcaccagcaccagcaccagcaccagcacccgcaccagcaccagcaccagcaccagcacccgcaccagcaccagcacgcTCAACCCCCTCTACACCATATGAATGGCAGCATGCACGGCAGCGTTCAAGGTCCCAACCAGGTGTTGGACTACCTGGAGAACCAGGTGAGGGGGCTGGATATAGTGGAACCTCAAATGGGTCCGCACATAGCCCAGCACAGGCCTCCACTACAGCCTTATCCTCAGCTACACCGCCAGTTGCCTGCTCAAGCAGTTCCATACACACCCGGGCCTCCGAGTATGTTGTCAGCCCTGGATGAGATGGGGGTGAGAGGGGTGGAGAGAAGGGTGATCACTCTGCCTCCTATAATCCAGCGTGTACCCAGCTTTACCTCTCAGAGGGGGCCTGGAGGTGGAAGCGGAGCCCGGGGGGCCCCCAGAATTTATAGTCCGTCCAGTGGGAGTACAAATCATTCTGGAGGAGGTGCCCACCGTGACAGACGTACGTATAGAGACAGAGACGTCTCTCCACCCAGGCAAGGAATCTTACGCGAGTACAGTGATGACTCCGACTGGGATAACAGGCGAGGAAGAGCCCCCCGTGGGGGTTCAAGGAATGAGAGAGGAAGCGGGgccaagaggagaggaggcgggTCCAAACCGAGAACCCGAAGTCGAGATGATCTGATGGAGGAGCTGCACAGCAGAGCAGGTCGAAGGGAGAGGAGCTATTCACCTCCTCAGCGCCGCAAAGCTTCGTGGAGCTCCGACGACGAGGACAGCAGGGgactgagaggaggaaaagggaagGATTGGCCAGAGAAGCCTCCCAGCTACTCCTCCGTTGAGATCGAACCTGGACACAGCAGCGACCGGAGGAACTACCACCGCCTTTCTGTAAGAGCCCCACACGAatactgacactgacacacactatGAACCAGTCGTCTATTGAGGAATtctctgtgtgtaatgttttctgtttactcTTACTTTTCACTTCTTCTGTTCATACATTTTTAGCCACGTTAGGCAT encodes the following:
- the ildr1b gene encoding immunoglobulin-like domain-containing receptor 1b isoform X2, yielding MSNTIVTVLLLLVYLPTELLSVQVIVPETERRTTLFASVILRCDYSTSANPQDVLVTWRYKSFCKDPVLEYYSTGYQASLQLGQDPSNDCPDRQRTVRTVIQKRGLNEPILGADYRERKITIQNKADLVISEVMWWDNGVYFCNIDAAGDTSGDSDLEVKLIVYHWLTVLLIIIGALLLILLLCICCCQCCPQKCCCYVRCPCCPQTCCCPEKAVMQHRMIRDAQKAMAPWMNGQPIYAPISSNPSQQGVPILYSGSFSDYPSKQNFAMQQMALQHQHQHAQPPLHHMNGSMHGSVQGPNQVLDYLENQVRGLDIVEPQMGPHIAQHRPPLQPYPQLHRQLPAQAVPYTPGPPSMLSALDEMGVRGVERRVITLPPIIQRVPSFTSQRGPGGGSGARGAPRIYSPSSGSTNHSGGGAHRDRRTYRDRDVSPPRQGILREYSDDSDWDNRRGRAPRGGSRNERGSGAKRRGGGSKPRTRSRDDLMEELHSRAGRRERSYSPPQRRKASWSSDDEDSRGLRGGKGKDWPEKPPSYSSVEIEPGHSSDRRNYHRLSDRSSRSGTSVVI
- the ildr1b gene encoding immunoglobulin-like domain-containing receptor 1b isoform X1, whose amino-acid sequence is MSNTIVTVLLLLVYLPTELLSVQVIVPETERRTTLFASVILRCDYSTSANPQDVLVTWRYKSFCKDPVLEYYSTGYQASLQLGQDPSNDCPDRQRTVRTVIQKRGLNEPILGADYRERKITIQNKADLVISEVMWWDNGVYFCNIDAAGDTSGDSDLEVKLIVYHWLTVLLIIIGALLLILLLCICCCQCCPQKCCCYVRCPCCPQTCCCPEKAVMQHRMIRDAQKAMAPWMNGQPIYAPISSNPSQQGVPILYSGSFSDYPSKQNFAMQQMALQHQHQHQHQHPHQHQHQHQHPHQHQHAQPPLHHMNGSMHGSVQGPNQVLDYLENQVRGLDIVEPQMGPHIAQHRPPLQPYPQLHRQLPAQAVPYTPGPPSMLSALDEMGVRGVERRVITLPPIIQRVPSFTSQRGPGGGSGARGAPRIYSPSSGSTNHSGGGAHRDRRTYRDRDVSPPRQGILREYSDDSDWDNRRGRAPRGGSRNERGSGAKRRGGGSKPRTRSRDDLMEELHSRAGRRERSYSPPQRRKASWSSDDEDSRGLRGGKGKDWPEKPPSYSSVEIEPGHSSDRRNYHRLSDRSSRSGTSVVI